Sequence from the Rhizomicrobium sp. genome:
GCCTGCCGTCTCGGCGGGCGATGCGCGGCGGTCCGCGCGAACATGCAAGCCTGCCGTGACGGGTCCGATCCAGATGCTTTCCCGGCGAAGTCTAACGCCGCAGCGCCTCGCGGTTCACGATCCGCACGGGCTTTCCATCCAGCCACGCCGCCACGGCTTCCACCGCGTCGGAATAGACCGCGCCCAGCAATTCGCGGGTGACGTATCCAAGGTGGGGAGACAGCGTCACGTTCGGCAGGAACCGCAACGGATGATCGGCCGGCAGCGGTTCGGCGTCGTAGACATCCAGTCCCGCTCCGGCGATCTGTCCGGCCCCGAGCGCGGCGATCAGAGCCGCTTCGTCGACGATCGGGCCTCGGGACGTGTTGATCAGATAGGCGCTCGGCTTCATCAGCGCCAGTTCGGATTCGGTGACGAGACCTCGCGTGCGCTCCGACAGCACCAGATGGATGGAGACCACATCCGCTTCCGCAAAGAGAGCCGTTTTCTCGACCCGGCGCACGCCAACCGCCGCCGCGGCCTCGTCGGTCAGATTCTGGCTCCAGGCGATGACCTCCATCCCGAACACTTTCGCGTATTCGGCCATGCGTTTGCCGATCCGGCCGAGGCCGAGAAGGCCGAGCGTCTTGCCGTGCAAGGTCATGCCGGTGGTGGTCTGCCACCCGCCCTCGCGCATGCGCCGATGTTCTTCGGCCAGGTTGCGCACCGTCGCGATCATCAACCCCCAAGCCAGTTCCGGGGTGCCGTTGCCGGCAGCGGCGAATCTGGGGTTGGCGAAGTTGGGATGGACCACAAGGATGCCCCGTTCGCCGGCGGCCGCCATGTCCAGGTTCGTCAGGCTCATGCCGACGATGGTGATCAGTTTCAGTTTCGGCAGCCGCTCGATCAGCGTGCGCGGAAAAGCCATGCGCTCGCGCAGGGTGCAGACCGCGTCGAACGCTTGCAGCGCCTCCACGGCCTCGTCCTCGGTGAGATGACGGTCGAAAGCCGTGACGTCCGCCCTGCTCCGCACGGGCGACCAGTCGGCGAGGTCGAGCGCGACGCCGGCATAGTCGTCGAGTATCGCCACTTTGGGCATGCGGTCTCCCGGTGTTCAACGACGCGGACGAATTGGATGCTACCACGCAAGCGAACGCCCATGCCATCCGGGCCTCTTCGGTGGCTGTTCCATCGCGCCGTGTTGACGCCGGCCAGCGGCGTGGCGAGCATCGCCGCATGAACGTCGATCCATCTACCCTCGTGACCCGAACATCGCTGCGGGAAGCTCGGCACGGCCGGAGCGTTAACGGCCGTTTACCCTGGAACGGGAACCGTCGTTAACCGGGAGTGAAAGTATCGCCCCCTATCCTCGGCCCTTCAGTCGGGGTGCACGCATGCAACGCCAGCGCAAGATCGCGCTTCGGGAATCGCTTCTGTCGCGATACGCGGAATCTCTCGGCGAGATGACGATGCGCAAGCGGCACGAACAGGCGATGAAGGCCGCGCGCGCCGAATCCGAACTCGCCAACCGCACCAAATCCGCCTTCCTCGCCACGATGAGCCACGAGCTGCGCACGCCGCTCAATTCGATCATCGGCTTCTCCGACGTGATCGTGTCGCAGAAGGACCCCAGAAGCGCCGAATACGCCCAGCACATCGCCAAATCGGGGCGCCGGCTGCTCGAGGTCGTGTCCGACATCCTAGACATCTCCAAGATCGAGAGCGGCAGCTTCGTGCTCAACCGCCAGCCGGCCGATCTGGGCGACATCGTGGACGCCGCCGCCGAGACGATGCGCGAGGCGATCGCGCAAAAGCACCAGGCGCTGGACGTGCGCGTGCCGCGCGACCTGCCGATGCTGACGGTCGATTCCAAGCGCATCCGGCAGGTGCTGGTGAACCTGCTTTCCAACGCCAGCAAATTCACGCCGGAGCGCGGCCGCATCGTCCTGGTGGCGCGCGCCAATCCCGATGGCGGCGCGACCATCGCCGTGGCCGATACCGGCGTCGGCATGTCCCCCGACCAGATCGCCGTCGCGCTCAAGCCCTTCGGCCAGGTCCAGGGCCATCTGTCGCGCACCCAGGAAGGGGCCGGCCTCGGCCTTCCCATCGCGCGCGGACTGGCGCGCCAGCACGGCGGCGACATCTTCATCGAGAGCAAGCCCGGCCAGGGCACCACCGTCCTCTTCAGCCTGCCACGGAGCGCCGCGTCATGAACCAGGTCTTCCGTCCGCCGGCACCGCCCGCCAGCGCGGCCCTGCCCAAGGAACGCCGCGGCGTGCCGGCCAGCCCGCCGGTGCAGATCGCCCATGTCGTGTCGGTCGCCGGCTCGCACTGCATCGCGGTGCTGGAGCACCGGGCCAAGGGCGCGGTCGCGGCCAAGGATCCGCGCGTGCAGATCGGCGCGCTGGTGAAGATCGTGACGCCCGCTTCCGCCGTGATGGGACTGGTCTCGGCGATGACCGCGCCGATGCCCAACGCCGACGGCCCCGAGGAGACCGGCCTCATCGAGATCAATCTCGCCGGCGAAGTGGCGGTCGACGACACTTCCAAGCGCCTGACCTTCAAGCGCGGCGTGACGCAGCTTCCCTCGATCGGCGATCCGGTGCTGTTCGCCGACCGCCACGACCTGACCCGCGTCTACGCCCCGCCGGCGGTCGCCAGCGTCAAGGTCGGCACCCTGTTCCAGGACCCGAGCGTGCCGGCGCGGCTCCTGACCGACGATCTGCTCGCCAAGCATTTCATCGTGGTGGGCTCGACCGGCTCGGGCAAGTCCTGCGCGCTCACCGCGATCCTGCAGCGGCTGCTCTACGAGCATTCCGGCGCCCATGTCGTGATCCTGGACGTGCACAACGAATATGCCACCGCCTTCGAGGGCATGGTGGAGCGGGTCACGCTGAACAATTTCAACCTGCCCTTCTGGCTGCTCAACTTCACCGAATTGTCGGCGGCGCTGACCTCCAAGGACCAGCACCACGACGCCGAGATCGAGATCCTGAGCGAGGCGGTGGTCTACGCCAAGCGGCGCTATTCGGAAGCCGCGGCGGGCCGCGCGCGCCGGCCGCAGGAAATGTCCGCGGTCATCAGCGTCGACACGCCGACGCCGTTCCGCCTCTCCGACGTGACCGCCTATATCGACGACCGGCTGGGCAAGCTGGAACGCACGCATATGACGCTGCCCTATCGCCGGCTGAAGACCCAGATCGAGAGCCTGGTCGCCGACCAGCGCTACAATTTCATGTTCGGCAGCCTGACCATCCAGGACACGATGACCGACGTGCTGAGCCGGCTGTTCCGCATCCCGAACGAGGGGCGGCCGATCACCGTGGTGGACCTTTCCACCGCGCCGCCGGAAATCCTCGACGTCATCATCTCGGTGATCTCGCGGCTTGCCTTCGACCTCGCCGTCTGGAGCAACGGCGCGGTGCCGATGCTGCTGGTCTGCGAGGAGGCGCATCGCTACGCCCCGGCCTCGGACAAGGACGTGACCTTCGTGCCGACGCGGCGCGAACTGGGGCGCATCGCCAAGGAGGGACGCAAATACTCGCTGTCGCTGGCGCTGGTGACGCAGCGGCCGTCCGACCTCGATCCCAACATCCTGTCGCAATGCGGCACCGCAGTCGCCATGCGCCTTTCCAGCGAGCGCGACCAGCAGGTGATCCGCGCCAACACCTATGAGGGCATGATCGATCTGCTCGATTTCCTGCCGCTGCTCGGCGACCGCGAGGCCATCGTGCTCGGCCAGGGCGTGTCGATGCCGATGCGCATCAAGTTCGACGTGCTGGGCCGCGGCAATGTCCCGAAGAACATGAACGCCGGCTTCTCCAAATCGTGGAAGGGCCAGAAGCTGGAGCGCGCCTCGCTCGACGCCATCGTCACGCGCTGGCGCCAGGGCGGGCGCGAGCGGGAATAGTCAGGCGGTCCGCGGAAAGCATTCCGCGATCGCCTTGATCCATTGCTTGACGCTCTCGATCGTGTCCTCTTGCGTGGCGCCGAGGCGCACGATGACGAGATCGCGATCCGGCACCACCACGATGAACTGCCCCTGAAAGCCGTTCGCCGAGAAGCTGCCCGGGCCGGCGATGTCGAGCCACCAATGCGCGCCATAGCGGCCGGTCTCGATCGACTCCTGCGAGGTCGGCGTGCGGGCGTAATCGACCCAGCCTTCCGGCAACAATCGCACGCCATCCCAGACGCCGTCGCGCAGATAAAGCAGGCCGAAACGCGCGAAGTCGCGCGCCGTCGCAAAGCAATAGGACGAGCCGATGAAGGTGCCCGCCGCGTCGAATTTCGGCACAGGCGAGGCCATGCCGAGCGGCGCGAACAATCGCGCGCGCATGTAAGCCTCGAAGTCGGCGCCGAACTTGCCCGTCGCGATCGAGGCGGCGCGCGCCACCAGATTCGCTGTGCCGCTGGAATAGGACCAGAACGTGCCCGGCGCGTGCGCCAGCGGCTTCTGCGCGGCGTAATGCGCGACGTCGTCCCTGCCCTCGCCGAACAGCATCGCGACCGTGTCCGACGGCCCGTCCGGCGTGTAGACTTCGAGAAAGGCGAGCCCGTCGGACATGCGCAGCATCTGATCGAGCGTGATCGCGCGGCGCGGATCGCCGGGCTCCCGCCATTCCGGCACGGCGGCCGGCGCGGTGATGTCGGCCAGGCCGTCCTTCACCACAAGGCCCATAAGGGCCTGGGTGATGCTC
This genomic interval carries:
- a CDS encoding D-2-hydroxyacid dehydrogenase family protein, with translation MPKVAILDDYAGVALDLADWSPVRSRADVTAFDRHLTEDEAVEALQAFDAVCTLRERMAFPRTLIERLPKLKLITIVGMSLTNLDMAAAGERGILVVHPNFANPRFAAAGNGTPELAWGLMIATVRNLAEEHRRMREGGWQTTTGMTLHGKTLGLLGLGRIGKRMAEYAKVFGMEVIAWSQNLTDEAAAAVGVRRVEKTALFAEADVVSIHLVLSERTRGLVTESELALMKPSAYLINTSRGPIVDEAALIAALGAGQIAGAGLDVYDAEPLPADHPLRFLPNVTLSPHLGYVTRELLGAVYSDAVEAVAAWLDGKPVRIVNREALRR
- a CDS encoding ATP-binding protein, which codes for MQRQRKIALRESLLSRYAESLGEMTMRKRHEQAMKAARAESELANRTKSAFLATMSHELRTPLNSIIGFSDVIVSQKDPRSAEYAQHIAKSGRRLLEVVSDILDISKIESGSFVLNRQPADLGDIVDAAAETMREAIAQKHQALDVRVPRDLPMLTVDSKRIRQVLVNLLSNASKFTPERGRIVLVARANPDGGATIAVADTGVGMSPDQIAVALKPFGQVQGHLSRTQEGAGLGLPIARGLARQHGGDIFIESKPGQGTTVLFSLPRSAAS
- a CDS encoding DUF87 domain-containing protein, with protein sequence MNQVFRPPAPPASAALPKERRGVPASPPVQIAHVVSVAGSHCIAVLEHRAKGAVAAKDPRVQIGALVKIVTPASAVMGLVSAMTAPMPNADGPEETGLIEINLAGEVAVDDTSKRLTFKRGVTQLPSIGDPVLFADRHDLTRVYAPPAVASVKVGTLFQDPSVPARLLTDDLLAKHFIVVGSTGSGKSCALTAILQRLLYEHSGAHVVILDVHNEYATAFEGMVERVTLNNFNLPFWLLNFTELSAALTSKDQHHDAEIEILSEAVVYAKRRYSEAAAGRARRPQEMSAVISVDTPTPFRLSDVTAYIDDRLGKLERTHMTLPYRRLKTQIESLVADQRYNFMFGSLTIQDTMTDVLSRLFRIPNEGRPITVVDLSTAPPEILDVIISVISRLAFDLAVWSNGAVPMLLVCEEAHRYAPASDKDVTFVPTRRELGRIAKEGRKYSLSLALVTQRPSDLDPNILSQCGTAVAMRLSSERDQQVIRANTYEGMIDLLDFLPLLGDREAIVLGQGVSMPMRIKFDVLGRGNVPKNMNAGFSKSWKGQKLERASLDAIVTRWRQGGRERE
- a CDS encoding serine hydrolase — its product is MTDLVSLPPQPAGTPWPTRDWPTGDVPASADRTRLHQLADYAFASILPDDLRETHALVVIHRGRLVFERYGAGVTATDTLPSWSVAKSITQALMGLVVKDGLADITAPAAVPEWREPGDPRRAITLDQMLRMSDGLAFLEVYTPDGPSDTVAMLFGEGRDDVAHYAAQKPLAHAPGTFWSYSSGTANLVARAASIATGKFGADFEAYMRARLFAPLGMASPVPKFDAAGTFIGSSYCFATARDFARFGLLYLRDGVWDGVRLLPEGWVDYARTPTSQESIETGRYGAHWWLDIAGPGSFSANGFQGQFIVVVPDRDLVIVRLGATQEDTIESVKQWIKAIAECFPRTA